In a single window of the Ananas comosus cultivar F153 unplaced genomic scaffold, ASM154086v1, whole genome shotgun sequence genome:
- the LOC109704688 gene encoding uncharacterized protein LOC109704688 isoform X1 translates to MATRRAASLYGLLLRRPPPTPTSAAASAAASAAPFHRRDFEAFSYGTWRHYSNCKPASPIKLNSFRSAIYPFSTSARSEVGESKISIGPKTKELEKDDEDANVVYRGPISSTIKKVKLLSLSTCCLSVSLGPVITFMTSPGMNVILKGAVASTVIFLSASTTAALHWFVSPYIHKLRWRPGSDSFEVVMMSWLATPISKTIKFADVVPPATNRPFVTFKADGSFYFVDVEHFHNKALLARLTPDNRAHQSAFKNL, encoded by the exons ATGGCGACGAGACGAGCCGCTTCTCTCTacggcctcctcctccgccgccctccgccgACGCCAacgtcggcggcggcgtcggcggcggcgtcggcggcgccgTTCCACCGCCGAG ATTTCGAGGCTTTTTCATATGGAACGTGGAGGCATTATTCAAATTGCAAACCTGCATCTCCAATTAAGCTCAACAGCTTTAGATCAGCAATATATCCATTTTCTACTTCTGCAAGATCTGAAGTTGGTGAAAGCAAGATTAGCATCGGACCCAAAACCAAAGAGCTCGAAAAGGATGACGAAGATGCTAATGTTGTGTACCGAGGACCTATCTCCTCAACCATAAAGAAAGTGAAGCTTCTGTCTCTCTCGACGTGCTGCCTTTCTGTCTCTCTTGGACCAGTCATAACATTCATGACTTCACCCGGCATGAACGTAATCTTAAAAGGTGCGGTTGCTTCTACTGTGATATTCTTAAGTGCTTCTACCACCGCGGCTTTGCATTGGTTTGTGAGCCCCTACATTCACAAGCTGAGGTGGCGGCCAGGTTCAGATAGCTTTGAGGTGGTGATGATGTCATGGCTGGCCACACCAATCTCGAAGACAATCAAGTTTGCTGATGTGGTGCCGCCGGCAACCAACCGGCCGTTTGTTACGTTCAAGGCGGATGGTAGCTTCTACTTCGTTGATGTTGAGCATTTCCACAACAAAGCCTTGTTGGCGAGATTGACGCCTGATAATCGGGCTCATCAATCAGCTTTCAAGAACCTTTAA
- the LOC109704688 gene encoding uncharacterized protein LOC109704688 isoform X2 — MATRRAASLYGLLLRRPPPTPTSAAASAAASAAPFHRRDFEAFSYGTWRHYSNCKPASPIKLNSFRSAIYPFSTSARSEVGESKISIGPKTKELEKDDEDANVVYRGPISSTIKKVKLLSLSTCCLSVSLGPVITFMTSPGMNVILKGSDSFEVVMMSWLATPISKTIKFADVVPPATNRPFVTFKADGSFYFVDVEHFHNKALLARLTPDNRAHQSAFKNL, encoded by the exons ATGGCGACGAGACGAGCCGCTTCTCTCTacggcctcctcctccgccgccctccgccgACGCCAacgtcggcggcggcgtcggcggcggcgtcggcggcgccgTTCCACCGCCGAG ATTTCGAGGCTTTTTCATATGGAACGTGGAGGCATTATTCAAATTGCAAACCTGCATCTCCAATTAAGCTCAACAGCTTTAGATCAGCAATATATCCATTTTCTACTTCTGCAAGATCTGAAGTTGGTGAAAGCAAGATTAGCATCGGACCCAAAACCAAAGAGCTCGAAAAGGATGACGAAGATGCTAATGTTGTGTACCGAGGACCTATCTCCTCAACCATAAAGAAAGTGAAGCTTCTGTCTCTCTCGACGTGCTGCCTTTCTGTCTCTCTTGGACCAGTCATAACATTCATGACTTCACCCGGCATGAACGTAATCTTAAAAG GTTCAGATAGCTTTGAGGTGGTGATGATGTCATGGCTGGCCACACCAATCTCGAAGACAATCAAGTTTGCTGATGTGGTGCCGCCGGCAACCAACCGGCCGTTTGTTACGTTCAAGGCGGATGGTAGCTTCTACTTCGTTGATGTTGAGCATTTCCACAACAAAGCCTTGTTGGCGAGATTGACGCCTGATAATCGGGCTCATCAATCAGCTTTCAAGAACCTTTAA